In a single window of the Flavobacterium sp. W4I14 genome:
- a CDS encoding hypothetical protein (product_source=Hypo-rule applied), which yields MSGMTKDLVYESVKANINESIVINVIHLL from the coding sequence ATGTCGGGGATGACAAAGGATCTGGTTTATGAAAGCGTTAAGGCTAATATCAACGAATCCATTGTTATCAATGTGATACATTTATTATAA
- a CDS encoding endo-1,4-beta-xylanase (product_source=KO:K01181; cath_funfam=2.60.120.180; cleavage_site_network=SignalP-noTM; ko=KO:K01181; pfam=PF00457; superfamily=49899), protein MKKQNSLTDVTRKVTLVVAATLVFASAACLTGCKKDEKIAPGEVTAPPPPTKAVATVETYQSGTHNGFFWSLWKSDGATGTVNYANGTGGNYSVNWNGFNGNFTCGKGYSVGSKTYKIGYNLSTYSNSGGGTFGWYGWSRSPYFEYYVNETWGSVSPHSGTYLGTFETDGAGYNVWTRWMTGKNIDGGDGFRQIYSSRVTKVPTGQNRVITFANHYNKWQSFGYTLGQLNIPAIMVAETWGSNTNGNINCTIWAAQ, encoded by the coding sequence ATGAAAAAACAAAACTCACTAACAGATGTAACCAGGAAGGTTACTCTTGTTGTGGCTGCAACCTTAGTGTTTGCAAGCGCTGCATGTTTAACAGGCTGTAAAAAAGATGAAAAGATCGCGCCTGGGGAAGTCACTGCTCCGCCCCCTCCTACCAAAGCTGTCGCCACGGTAGAAACCTACCAATCAGGCACACATAACGGCTTCTTTTGGTCGCTTTGGAAGAGTGACGGTGCAACGGGCACAGTCAATTACGCCAATGGTACCGGGGGGAATTACAGCGTTAACTGGAACGGGTTTAACGGTAATTTTACTTGCGGTAAAGGTTATTCAGTAGGCTCAAAAACCTATAAGATAGGGTATAATCTGAGCACTTATTCAAACTCCGGAGGTGGTACTTTTGGCTGGTACGGATGGAGCAGAAGCCCTTATTTTGAGTATTATGTGAATGAAACCTGGGGTTCGGTTTCACCTCATAGCGGTACTTACCTGGGAACATTTGAAACCGATGGTGCAGGTTATAATGTATGGACCCGGTGGATGACAGGTAAAAATATCGACGGTGGCGACGGCTTCAGACAGATTTATAGCTCGAGGGTTACAAAAGTTCCTACCGGACAAAATCGCGTCATTACTTTTGCCAACCACTATAACAAATGGCAAAGCTTTGGGTATACGCTTGGTCAGTTAAATATTCCTGCAATTATGGTTGCGGAAACATGGGGTTCTAATACGAATGGCAATATTAATTGTACCATTTGGGCGGCACAGTAA
- a CDS encoding AraC family transcriptional activator of pobA (product_source=KO:K18954; cath_funfam=1.10.10.60; cog=COG2207; ko=KO:K18954; pfam=PF12833; smart=SM00342; superfamily=46689,51215) — translation MGNPLRIESVAQINNERGQKTLHPLVSVLDQSQSKPVKEARYISDVYMIFLKDEKCGEMKYGRNHYDYEEGTLLFIAPGQVFGFEESENMIQPTGWGLFFHPDLIRGTHLGKCINEYSFFSYDVNEALHVSDAEREIVLECFNKIRYELAHPIDKHSRTLIVSNIEMFLNYSVRFYDRQFLTREQVHKDVLTGFEGLLNEYFQSEKLQTLGLPSVSYCAAQLNLSPKYFGDLVKKETGKSALEYIHLKLIDAAKEQILDLSKSVSEVAYRLGFKYPSHFTRFFKQQVGHSPNEYRNSMN, via the coding sequence ATGGGAAATCCCCTTAGAATTGAAAGTGTGGCTCAGATCAATAACGAGCGGGGGCAGAAGACCCTGCATCCTTTGGTCAGTGTTCTTGATCAGTCGCAATCGAAGCCCGTAAAAGAGGCACGTTACATTTCTGATGTGTACATGATCTTTTTAAAAGACGAGAAGTGCGGAGAGATGAAATATGGCCGCAATCACTATGATTACGAAGAAGGAACACTTCTTTTTATTGCACCCGGGCAGGTATTTGGTTTTGAGGAAAGCGAAAACATGATACAGCCGACAGGCTGGGGATTATTCTTTCATCCCGATCTGATCCGTGGAACCCATCTCGGTAAATGCATTAACGAATACAGCTTTTTCTCTTATGATGTTAATGAAGCACTTCACGTATCTGATGCAGAAAGAGAAATAGTGCTGGAGTGTTTTAATAAGATCCGGTATGAATTAGCGCACCCTATTGATAAGCACAGCAGGACGTTGATCGTTAGTAACATCGAAATGTTCCTGAATTATTCTGTTCGCTTTTACGACAGGCAGTTTCTCACCAGAGAACAGGTGCATAAGGATGTATTGACTGGGTTTGAGGGATTACTGAACGAGTACTTCCAGTCGGAAAAGCTGCAAACGCTGGGATTGCCCTCCGTTTCGTATTGTGCAGCGCAACTCAACCTGTCTCCAAAATATTTCGGCGATCTGGTAAAAAAAGAAACAGGAAAATCTGCGCTAGAGTATATACACTTAAAACTGATTGATGCTGCGAAAGAACAGATACTTGATCTCAGCAAATCCGTAAGTGAGGTTGCTTATAGGCTTGGCTTTAAATATCCCTCACATTTTACCCGTTTCTTTAAACAACAGGTAGGGCATTCGCCGAATGAATACCGGAATTCAATGAATTGA
- a CDS encoding hypothetical protein (product_source=Hypo-rule applied), translating to METYSKGVNGAFSGKVGSVIGSNWRSILMKAGSHVWT from the coding sequence ATGGAAACGTATTCAAAAGGCGTAAATGGCGCATTCTCGGGCAAAGTAGGCAGTGTAATTGGCAGCAACTGGCGCAGCATATTGATGAAAGCAGGAAGCCACGTTTGGACATGA
- a CDS encoding hypothetical protein (product_source=Hypo-rule applied; cath_funfam=1.25.40.290; smart=SM00077; superfamily=51556): MNRKIGKRNRNMYSDLMQKYKELSLYDKHTRQFIETAPISQEAKEKIGYQNAEKLLGL; this comes from the coding sequence ATGAACAGAAAAATTGGTAAGAGAAACAGGAATATGTATAGCGATCTGATGCAAAAGTATAAAGAACTTAGCCTTTACGATAAACACACCAGGCAATTCATTGAAACGGCACCTATTTCACAAGAGGCCAAAGAAAAAATCGGTTATCAGAATGCAGAAAAATTGTTGGGTTTATAG
- a CDS encoding putative oxidoreductase (product_source=KO:K14189; cath_funfam=3.40.50.720; cog=COG3967; ko=KO:K14189; pfam=PF00106; superfamily=51735): MNIKQKTMKLSKNKILITGGATGIGLGLTERFIQENNQVIICGRRKEVLQEVSDKFPAVITKVCDLSEESERTELYQWIAEHHSDLNVLVNNAGIQNWMDISDEHFYDKAKNEIQINVLAPLHLTSLFTGLKSLETVINVTSGLAFAPLTKVPVYCATKAFFHSFTISLRHLLKSKNIEIIELIPPALNTDLGGKGLHSEHPSVGDFIKAIFQQLKEDKNELTFGYSEMLSKATPIEIQGMFKRMNP; encoded by the coding sequence TTGAATATTAAACAAAAAACAATGAAATTATCAAAAAATAAAATTTTAATCACTGGCGGGGCCACTGGCATCGGTTTGGGATTAACTGAAAGATTTATTCAGGAAAATAACCAGGTTATTATTTGTGGCAGAAGGAAAGAAGTGCTGCAAGAAGTGTCTGACAAATTCCCGGCTGTAATAACAAAGGTTTGCGACTTATCAGAGGAATCCGAACGTACGGAACTTTATCAATGGATTGCTGAACACCACAGTGATTTGAACGTATTGGTAAACAATGCAGGCATTCAAAACTGGATGGATATTTCAGATGAGCACTTTTATGATAAAGCAAAGAATGAGATTCAAATAAATGTTTTAGCGCCTTTGCATTTAACTTCACTCTTTACCGGACTCAAATCATTGGAAACTGTTATAAATGTAACCTCCGGTCTGGCATTTGCACCCCTTACAAAAGTGCCCGTTTATTGTGCTACAAAAGCTTTTTTCCACTCGTTTACCATTTCATTGAGGCATTTATTAAAATCAAAAAATATAGAGATCATCGAATTGATCCCGCCAGCCCTTAACACTGATCTGGGTGGCAAAGGCTTGCACAGCGAGCACCCTTCTGTTGGTGATTTTATCAAGGCAATATTTCAACAACTAAAAGAAGACAAGAACGAATTGACCTTTGGATATAGCGAAATGTTATCGAAAGCAACACCCATTGAAATACAGGGAATGTTTAAAAGAATGAACCCATAA
- a CDS encoding hypothetical protein (product_source=Hypo-rule applied; superfamily=51161), protein MHTDTKICVYLCASVVKNSQLNTLGGALLKGSITIGGGAILRKQALALPFR, encoded by the coding sequence ATGCACACAGATACAAAAATCTGTGTTTATCTGTGCGCATCTGTGGTTAAAAATTCTCAACTTAATACATTGGGTGGCGCCCTGCTTAAGGGCAGCATAACCATCGGCGGTGGTGCCATTCTGCGAAAGCAGGCGCTGGCTTTACCTTTTAGGTAA
- a CDS encoding hypothetical protein (product_source=Hypo-rule applied; cleavage_site_network=SignalP-noTM; superfamily=50814), translating to MRSILYFLAFFIFILPACHSPNPKKIDGNKKSLIGKWHRFSRANGYSEFDIDSQYVVFYNQKVGRFKLPYKIENDSLKYLTKDYVAKITDYGDSLVLEGNDSTQAVLHRFKEPHVPFATIPEQKDSLLFASYIADFDKRLISEFEKAGIKISDGMEKREGPAYEELLKKKSANR from the coding sequence ATGAGATCCATACTTTATTTCCTTGCATTTTTCATTTTTATCCTTCCCGCCTGCCATTCGCCAAATCCTAAAAAAATAGATGGAAATAAAAAATCACTGATCGGAAAATGGCACCGGTTTTCCAGAGCGAATGGATATAGCGAATTTGATATTGATTCGCAATATGTAGTTTTCTATAATCAGAAAGTTGGCCGCTTTAAGCTTCCTTATAAAATAGAAAATGATTCCTTAAAATACCTTACCAAAGATTATGTAGCTAAGATTACAGACTACGGAGACTCACTTGTTTTGGAAGGCAACGATAGTACTCAAGCCGTGTTGCACAGGTTTAAAGAACCTCATGTTCCTTTTGCAACAATTCCTGAACAAAAAGATTCTTTATTATTTGCATCATACATCGCTGATTTCGATAAAAGATTAATCAGCGAGTTTGAGAAAGCCGGAATAAAGATTTCTGATGGTATGGAAAAACGTGAGGGACCTGCATACGAAGAACTGTTAAAAAAAAAATCAGCAAATAGGTAA
- a CDS encoding putative DNA-binding protein (MmcQ/YjbR family) (product_source=COG2315; cath_funfam=3.40.50.300; cog=COG2315; pfam=PF04237; superfamily=142906), with amino-acid sequence MNAESTREYCLSFEGVTEKMAFKKASSEYDRNLLAFYVKDKWFCFFNVDEFDFCTLKCDPEESKKLQEKYEDVTPAYHMNKKHWISVYFNKKVPDKVIKDLLKNSYELVVASLTKRIRKI; translated from the coding sequence ATGAATGCAGAAAGTACGAGAGAATATTGTCTCTCCTTCGAGGGAGTTACCGAAAAAATGGCTTTCAAAAAAGCCTCTTCTGAATATGACCGAAACTTACTGGCTTTTTATGTGAAGGATAAATGGTTCTGTTTTTTTAATGTGGATGAGTTTGATTTTTGTACCTTAAAATGTGATCCTGAAGAATCAAAGAAACTTCAGGAAAAATATGAAGATGTGACGCCAGCTTACCACATGAATAAAAAACATTGGATCAGTGTTTATTTTAACAAAAAGGTTCCTGATAAGGTAATCAAGGACCTGTTAAAAAACTCGTATGAACTTGTGGTGGCTTCACTAACTAAAAGGATAAGAAAGATTTAG